The Brevibacillus brevis genome contains a region encoding:
- the nuoN gene encoding NADH-quinone oxidoreductase subunit NuoN produces MEVKDIFSYDWSYLLPEFIILGFATFLSLLDLFAGKRLGKQVIGWLSLLGTVIAAIFVVINMNALDKPYSYMIDMIRIDDYGNAFKLIFLAGTAFAILISLSYLKSGEIQHRGEYYYLLLTGLLGAMVMASSADLITLFVGLELLSLSSYVLVGLRKKSRLSNESAFKYVVSGSIATAVLLFGMSYVYGLTGTTHIYEISFRLAEAGMAGYQFLVYTAFAFLAVGLAFKISAAPNHMWAPDVYQGAPTPVTAFLAVVSKAAGFALIFRVMMISFFNVSDGTGSGRFFFEEGSLYLGLMAAASMIIGNTMALRQTNVKRMMAYSGIAQAGYLLVPFVPPTSLFFSEVIFYLFGYLLVSFGAFAVIMVVSREQETEDLKGFAGLYHRSPVMAVAMSIFLLSLAGIPITVGFFGKFYLFMGTLVVENYWLAAIMIITSVISYYYYFGIIRQMYMRPGTTEAPMVVPKGIWTFILIMAIATVFFGAFPGLVTDYIQIHFNPSFDFGNMLSPSSQ; encoded by the coding sequence ATGGAGGTTAAAGATATTTTCTCATATGACTGGAGCTACCTTCTGCCCGAGTTCATCATTCTTGGCTTTGCTACCTTTTTATCACTGCTGGATCTTTTTGCGGGCAAGCGTCTTGGCAAGCAGGTCATCGGTTGGCTATCCTTGCTGGGAACGGTCATAGCGGCGATCTTTGTGGTCATCAATATGAATGCTCTCGATAAGCCATACAGCTACATGATCGACATGATCCGAATCGATGATTACGGCAATGCGTTCAAGCTGATTTTCTTGGCAGGGACAGCTTTTGCCATTCTCATCTCGCTGTCCTATCTGAAATCAGGGGAAATCCAGCACAGAGGCGAGTATTACTATTTGCTGCTGACCGGGCTTCTCGGGGCTATGGTCATGGCTTCGTCGGCTGACTTGATTACATTGTTTGTGGGACTGGAGCTATTGTCTCTCTCGTCGTATGTACTGGTCGGTTTGCGAAAAAAATCACGGCTTTCCAACGAGTCGGCGTTCAAATACGTCGTTTCGGGGAGTATTGCCACGGCTGTGCTCCTGTTTGGGATGTCGTACGTGTACGGACTTACGGGAACCACACATATTTATGAAATCTCATTCCGATTGGCAGAAGCGGGAATGGCGGGCTATCAGTTCCTCGTCTATACGGCATTTGCGTTTCTCGCAGTAGGTCTTGCCTTCAAAATATCTGCAGCGCCTAACCACATGTGGGCGCCAGATGTCTATCAGGGTGCTCCTACTCCGGTCACTGCTTTCCTGGCAGTTGTGTCAAAGGCAGCAGGCTTCGCGCTGATCTTTCGGGTGATGATGATCTCGTTTTTCAACGTTTCCGATGGAACGGGTTCAGGACGGTTCTTTTTCGAAGAGGGAAGCCTCTATCTGGGGCTGATGGCAGCGGCCTCGATGATTATCGGGAACACGATGGCGCTCAGGCAGACAAACGTCAAGCGTATGATGGCTTACTCAGGTATTGCGCAAGCGGGCTATTTGCTCGTACCGTTTGTACCGCCGACCTCTCTCTTTTTCAGCGAAGTAATCTTCTATCTGTTCGGTTACTTGCTGGTCAGCTTTGGTGCTTTCGCTGTGATTATGGTTGTATCTCGTGAACAAGAGACAGAGGATTTGAAAGGATTCGCCGGATTGTATCATCGCTCACCAGTGATGGCCGTTGCGATGAGCATCTTCCTCTTATCCTTGGCAGGTATCCCGATTACGGTTGGCTTCTTCGGGAAGTTCTATCTGTTCATGGGTACATTAGTGGTAGAAAACTACTGGCTGGCGGCGATTATGATCATCACCAGCGTCATTTCCTACTACTACTACTTTGGGATTATTCGTCAGATGTACATGCGTCCTGGGACAACCGAAGCACCTATGGTTGTGCCAAAAGGCATTTGGACGTTTATTCTCATCATGGCAATCGCTACTGTATTCTTCGGTGCTTTCCCGGGTCTGGTCACCGACTATATCCAGATTCATTTCAATCCGTCCTTTGATTTTGGGAACATGCTCTCTCCCAGCTCTCAGTGA
- a CDS encoding YwmB family TATA-box binding protein, translated as MGKWSGWCVLALLLVMGAVYWMPAQAKEEKPVVTEMMKVLEDTGATGVSVQVRMRTAMGEGLRAEQVKELATKWAQQLEIPFSPSEQSGKHNILAYRTTYTQNGVDLSYEVTGVPKNGAFSVYLVLQLSGNRDSLLYIGQVQETFTNALQSADFIPQISTCIRGLYNVKMGVDQQEGKILSIFGTLQATELERLQDETVVSISGYTPMWESFIALNGQKMNLQVATHRDSHSGTWITVGTPIITVEY; from the coding sequence ATGGGGAAATGGTCTGGTTGGTGCGTGCTGGCTCTATTGCTCGTGATGGGGGCCGTGTATTGGATGCCTGCACAAGCAAAGGAAGAAAAGCCGGTTGTGACAGAAATGATGAAAGTACTAGAAGATACGGGCGCAACGGGTGTATCGGTTCAGGTACGTATGCGTACAGCGATGGGAGAAGGCCTGCGTGCTGAACAAGTAAAAGAGTTGGCGACGAAATGGGCACAACAACTTGAGATTCCGTTTTCCCCAAGCGAACAATCGGGTAAACACAACATACTCGCATATAGGACTACATACACGCAAAACGGCGTGGATCTGAGCTACGAGGTGACAGGAGTGCCTAAAAATGGAGCATTTTCTGTATATCTAGTACTTCAGTTATCTGGAAACCGTGATTCGCTACTATATATTGGACAAGTACAGGAAACCTTCACGAATGCCCTGCAAAGCGCCGACTTTATTCCGCAAATTAGCACTTGTATTCGCGGATTGTACAATGTTAAGATGGGTGTTGACCAACAGGAGGGTAAAATATTGTCGATTTTTGGTACTCTCCAGGCGACAGAATTAGAACGTTTGCAAGATGAGACGGTTGTCAGTATTTCAGGGTATACCCCTATGTGGGAATCATTCATCGCGTTAAACGGTCAAAAGATGAATCTACAGGTGGCTACGCATCGTGATAGCCATTCTGGAACATGGATTACGGTAGGTACACCAATCATCACTGTGGAATATTAG
- a CDS encoding NADH-quinone oxidoreductase subunit J, whose protein sequence is MTGEFVAFFILSLLTIGGAVFMISFTRVVHMVISLGVTFISIAGLFVLLGAEFVGVAQILVYSGAISILMLFGIMLTKHDANDEGTGRTWKNRFILLFVIVLFGLLFWGVQNTPWPAPPPPAEAPVNNAKEIGIEVFTKFVIPFELLSVLLLVALVGAIVMAKKEGDNE, encoded by the coding sequence ATGACAGGCGAATTCGTTGCCTTTTTTATCCTGTCTCTTCTGACGATCGGTGGCGCGGTGTTTATGATCAGCTTTACGCGCGTCGTCCACATGGTTATCTCATTGGGCGTTACGTTTATCAGCATTGCAGGTCTCTTTGTTTTGCTGGGAGCGGAGTTCGTCGGGGTCGCACAAATTCTGGTTTATTCAGGGGCTATCTCCATTCTGATGCTCTTTGGAATCATGCTGACCAAGCACGATGCGAATGATGAGGGAACAGGCCGGACATGGAAAAACCGTTTTATCCTGCTCTTCGTAATCGTTCTGTTCGGATTATTGTTCTGGGGTGTGCAAAATACACCGTGGCCTGCGCCACCGCCACCTGCAGAGGCTCCTGTAAACAATGCAAAAGAAATCGGTATCGAAGTATTCACCAAATTCGTCATACCATTTGAGCTATTGTCTGTTTTGTTGTTGGTCGCGTTGGTCGGTGCGATCGTCATGGCGAAAAAGGAGGGGGATAACGAATGA
- a CDS encoding complex I subunit 4 family protein has protein sequence MGNILLSSLVFSPLLAILVMAFIPSRHAGVIKQVGIFGTLPALILAGWMFGMFDYETANLQFVEKHSWISIPIGMAQAGTVFAFEINYELGVDGISMPLILLTAIIGTLAAIASWQIKKRQKEYFILFHLLLIGMLGVFAADNLFLFFIFFELTLVPMYFLIGIWGYGEREQAANKFLLYNGIGSGIMLLAFIVIFVIMRTLNMDEITAILATPGHPITEILTPEMRFGIFLALFIAFAIKLPVFPFHTWMLRVHVQAPPSIVMIHSGILLKMGAYGLLRMGIGFFPEQAYDFSTWMAVLGIINILYGAVLAFVQKDLKMVLAYSSISHMGIVLLGFASMNTIGFQGAMFQVVSHGFISALLFFLIGVIWDRTQTSMLDDLGGLAKSMPFVSGVFLAGGMASLGLPGMSGFISEFFAFLGLFGRLPVMAAVGAIGIVLTAVYLLRAILKTTFGPTPGRCTGLADAQPMEVIPMVVLLGCIILIGVYPAVLGNPMQQALKTIVPIVTGIGG, from the coding sequence TTGGGTAATATCCTTTTGTCATCACTGGTGTTCTCTCCGCTGCTGGCGATTCTCGTCATGGCTTTTATCCCCAGTCGACATGCTGGTGTGATCAAGCAGGTCGGGATTTTTGGAACGTTGCCGGCACTTATCTTGGCAGGTTGGATGTTCGGCATGTTTGATTACGAGACAGCGAATCTACAGTTCGTAGAAAAGCACAGTTGGATTTCGATTCCGATTGGAATGGCTCAGGCAGGCACGGTTTTTGCTTTTGAGATCAACTATGAACTTGGCGTAGATGGTATTTCGATGCCATTGATTTTGCTGACGGCGATTATCGGTACTCTCGCAGCAATTGCTTCGTGGCAGATCAAGAAGAGGCAGAAGGAGTATTTTATCCTGTTTCACCTGCTATTGATCGGCATGCTGGGAGTCTTTGCTGCAGACAATCTGTTTCTGTTCTTCATTTTCTTCGAGCTGACACTCGTACCGATGTACTTCCTTATCGGAATTTGGGGTTATGGGGAGCGCGAACAAGCAGCGAACAAATTCCTTTTGTATAACGGAATCGGTTCAGGGATCATGCTGCTGGCTTTCATCGTGATCTTTGTCATCATGCGGACGCTCAATATGGATGAAATCACGGCGATCCTGGCGACACCAGGGCATCCGATAACCGAAATTCTTACGCCGGAAATGCGTTTTGGCATCTTCCTAGCGCTATTTATCGCTTTTGCGATCAAGCTGCCAGTATTTCCGTTTCACACATGGATGCTGCGCGTTCACGTACAGGCTCCACCTTCTATCGTCATGATTCACTCCGGTATTTTGCTGAAGATGGGGGCATACGGTCTTTTGCGGATGGGAATCGGCTTTTTCCCAGAGCAGGCCTATGATTTCTCTACGTGGATGGCGGTTTTGGGGATTATCAACATTTTGTATGGAGCTGTGCTGGCTTTCGTACAAAAGGATTTAAAAATGGTGCTGGCTTACTCCAGTATCAGCCATATGGGTATCGTCTTGCTCGGTTTCGCATCAATGAACACGATCGGGTTTCAGGGAGCGATGTTCCAGGTGGTATCCCACGGCTTTATCTCAGCACTGCTCTTCTTCTTGATCGGTGTCATTTGGGATCGGACGCAGACATCGATGCTCGACGATTTGGGCGGTTTAGCTAAGTCCATGCCGTTTGTCAGCGGCGTGTTCTTGGCAGGCGGGATGGCTTCACTCGGACTTCCGGGCATGTCCGGATTCATTAGTGAGTTCTTTGCCTTCCTCGGTCTGTTTGGTCGTTTGCCAGTAATGGCAGCAGTGGGAGCGATCGGGATTGTCCTCACCGCGGTTTATTTACTCAGAGCGATCTTGAAAACGACTTTTGGCCCTACTCCAGGTAGATGTACAGGACTTGCTGATGCACAGCCGATGGAGGTCATTCCGATGGTAGTCCTATTGGGATGTATTATTCTCATCGGGGTTTATCCGGCAGTTCTGGGGAATCCGATGCAGCAGGCGCTGAAAACGATCGTACCTATCGTAACGGGAATAGGAGGGTAA
- the nuoL gene encoding NADH-quinone oxidoreductase subunit L: MDTLMHYAWLIPLFPLLAFIVIVSFGRQLKEGAAIVGITLTAVSFGIAVLIFWERFQGGGTDYNYVIDWLHIGDIVINMGFEVNPLNAMMLVIVTLVSLLVQIYSKGYMHGDERFPVFYQYLALFTFSMLGLVISPNLLQVYIFWELVGVCSFLLVGYYYFKKEAKAAAKKAFIVTRIGDLGLFIGICLLFWWTGSFEYSAIFESIALGRLEPWMITLAAILIFVGAMGKSGQFPLHTWLPDAMEGPTPVSALIHAATMVAAGVYLVAATYPLFIASDTALTVVAYVGGFTAIFAASIGLTQRDIKRVLAYSTVSQLGYMMLALGVAGAAGYVAGSFHLMTHAFFKALLFLGAGSVIHAVHTQDVFEMGGLWKKMPITALTFLIGCLAIAGIFPFAGFWSKEAILGAVYGAHRYDLLFIALLAAFFTAFYMFRLFFLTFAGKARGKHEAHESPRVMTGPLLVLALLAVVAGFVNTPYAPLLSDWLLSTNTGTAITSIFGEGSEHAAAWLQIVALLISILGVVLAYLMYGKKSISSDTIPEAMPWLYQLSYKKYYIDELYHNVIVRPLGWLGFVLDVFDKYIVDGLVGLTAKITQGIGSLHARVQSGQIQSYGAMVIFGLLLLIIAISLTARGGGLFG; encoded by the coding sequence ATGGATACTCTAATGCACTATGCCTGGCTGATCCCTCTGTTTCCGCTTCTTGCTTTCATCGTGATCGTCTCATTTGGTCGCCAATTGAAAGAAGGAGCGGCCATAGTGGGCATTACCCTGACGGCTGTTTCTTTTGGAATCGCAGTGCTCATCTTCTGGGAGAGATTCCAGGGTGGGGGAACCGATTACAATTATGTGATAGATTGGCTGCATATTGGCGATATCGTGATCAACATGGGATTCGAAGTGAATCCGCTGAATGCCATGATGCTCGTCATTGTGACATTGGTCAGTCTGTTGGTCCAAATCTATTCCAAGGGCTACATGCATGGGGATGAACGCTTTCCGGTGTTCTATCAATACCTGGCGCTGTTCACGTTCTCCATGCTGGGATTAGTCATCTCGCCAAATTTGTTGCAAGTATATATTTTCTGGGAGCTGGTCGGGGTATGCTCCTTCCTGCTCGTTGGCTACTACTACTTCAAGAAAGAGGCAAAAGCAGCAGCCAAAAAGGCTTTTATCGTTACGCGCATCGGTGACCTTGGTCTGTTCATCGGGATATGTCTGTTGTTCTGGTGGACCGGAAGTTTCGAGTACAGTGCGATTTTTGAGAGTATCGCACTCGGACGACTGGAACCGTGGATGATTACGCTCGCGGCAATCCTCATTTTCGTTGGGGCCATGGGAAAATCAGGTCAATTTCCGCTTCATACGTGGTTGCCTGATGCTATGGAAGGTCCAACACCTGTGTCTGCATTAATTCACGCGGCAACGATGGTCGCGGCTGGTGTTTATTTGGTCGCTGCTACCTATCCGCTGTTTATCGCATCCGATACGGCTTTGACAGTGGTGGCGTATGTAGGAGGATTCACCGCCATATTTGCAGCTTCGATCGGCCTGACCCAACGGGATATCAAGCGTGTCTTGGCTTATTCCACAGTCAGTCAGCTCGGGTACATGATGCTGGCATTGGGTGTAGCTGGTGCTGCTGGTTATGTAGCGGGTTCCTTCCATTTGATGACGCACGCCTTTTTTAAAGCACTGCTCTTCCTTGGAGCAGGTAGTGTCATTCATGCGGTACATACGCAGGATGTATTTGAAATGGGTGGCTTGTGGAAAAAGATGCCGATCACCGCTTTGACTTTCTTGATCGGTTGCTTGGCGATTGCAGGGATCTTTCCGTTTGCTGGTTTCTGGTCGAAAGAAGCGATCCTGGGGGCTGTTTACGGAGCACATCGCTACGATTTGCTGTTCATCGCGCTCTTAGCAGCATTCTTTACCGCATTCTATATGTTCCGTCTGTTCTTCCTGACATTCGCAGGGAAGGCACGTGGCAAGCACGAAGCGCACGAATCTCCAAGAGTCATGACAGGACCGCTCTTGGTCTTGGCATTGCTTGCGGTTGTCGCAGGCTTTGTGAATACACCGTACGCGCCATTACTCTCTGATTGGTTGTTGTCAACGAACACAGGGACGGCAATCACGAGCATTTTTGGGGAAGGCAGTGAGCACGCGGCAGCGTGGTTGCAGATTGTGGCACTGTTGATCTCTATTCTCGGAGTTGTGCTGGCTTACCTGATGTACGGCAAGAAATCAATCTCCTCGGACACGATTCCAGAAGCAATGCCGTGGCTCTATCAGCTCTCATACAAGAAGTACTACATCGATGAGCTGTATCACAACGTCATTGTTCGTCCATTAGGCTGGCTTGGATTTGTCCTAGATGTATTTGATAAGTATATTGTGGATGGTTTGGTTGGATTGACAGCAAAAATCACCCAAGGAATTGGATCTTTGCACGCAAGAGTACAAAGTGGGCAGATTCAGTCCTATGGGGCAATGGTCATATTCGGTCTGTTACTCTTGATCATCGCCATCAGTTTGACGGCTAGGGGAGGTGGACTCTTTGGGTAA
- a CDS encoding DUF1146 family protein yields MPQEVYGLLSIILSIAFIGLAWWALQSFRFDKILKKPNGVQAKLLQIFLSIVIGYELSRFFLDYLGWSLTFGNLFN; encoded by the coding sequence ATGCCACAAGAAGTATATGGCTTGTTGAGCATCATTTTATCGATTGCGTTTATTGGGCTCGCTTGGTGGGCGTTGCAATCCTTTCGCTTTGATAAGATTTTGAAAAAACCAAATGGTGTTCAGGCGAAGCTGTTGCAAATTTTTCTTTCCATTGTGATTGGATATGAACTGTCCCGCTTTTTCCTTGATTACTTGGGCTGGTCCCTGACATTCGGGAATTTGTTCAACTAA
- the nuoK gene encoding NADH-quinone oxidoreductase subunit NuoK: MTVSISSYLMVALILFCVGLYGALTKRNAVVVLLSIELMLNAVNINLVAFSKFGLYPSVTGQIFTLFTMTVAAAEVAVGLAILIALYRNKETVNVDEMDQMKR, from the coding sequence ATGACTGTAAGCATTTCCTCCTACTTAATGGTCGCGCTGATTCTCTTTTGTGTAGGCTTGTACGGCGCATTGACGAAGCGAAATGCAGTCGTCGTCCTGTTATCAATCGAGCTGATGCTGAATGCTGTAAATATTAACCTGGTCGCCTTTTCCAAATTCGGACTGTATCCATCCGTGACGGGACAAATCTTCACCTTGTTCACGATGACGGTTGCAGCTGCCGAGGTTGCCGTAGGGTTAGCGATTCTGATTGCGCTATACCGCAACAAGGAGACCGTGAACGTAGATGAAATGGACCAAATGAAACGATAA
- a CDS encoding M23 family metallopeptidase, with amino-acid sequence MEDQKNQNQPIPFKKASSWKKVLGKKWAFPAIYIGTAAIILAFVMWYQGNVMDTVSKMTNGTDGVAVTTPAAPETTTPQNEEAVPATSGVQPLAWPVGKGVQYNVGMNYYDEKASKENQQKALVSFDNSFYPHTGIDLVSTDGKSFDVVAALAGKVVKVVNDPLVGNEIEIEHADKMITVYQSLESVTVKPGDEVTQGQVIGSAGRNTFEKDAGAHLHFEVRIDNKPVNPEQYLIQAETEVKNQ; translated from the coding sequence ATGGAAGATCAAAAAAATCAAAATCAACCGATTCCATTCAAGAAGGCAAGCTCTTGGAAAAAAGTTTTGGGCAAGAAATGGGCGTTTCCTGCAATCTACATCGGCACCGCAGCAATCATTCTCGCTTTTGTGATGTGGTATCAGGGCAATGTCATGGACACGGTATCCAAAATGACGAATGGCACAGATGGCGTGGCAGTGACAACTCCTGCAGCTCCTGAGACGACTACACCGCAAAACGAAGAAGCGGTACCTGCTACAAGTGGCGTACAACCACTCGCTTGGCCAGTAGGAAAAGGCGTACAGTACAATGTGGGCATGAACTACTACGATGAGAAAGCCTCCAAGGAGAATCAGCAAAAAGCATTGGTGAGCTTCGACAACTCCTTCTACCCTCACACAGGTATTGACCTCGTATCCACGGATGGAAAGAGCTTTGATGTCGTCGCAGCTCTTGCGGGTAAAGTAGTAAAAGTGGTGAACGATCCACTTGTCGGCAACGAGATTGAGATTGAGCACGCAGACAAAATGATTACGGTATATCAAAGTCTGGAAAGCGTAACAGTCAAACCAGGCGATGAAGTGACACAAGGTCAAGTAATCGGGTCTGCTGGGCGCAACACCTTTGAAAAAGACGCTGGCGCACATCTTCACTTTGAAGTACGCATCGATAACAAGCCTGTCAACCCGGAGCAATACTTGATTCAGGCTGAAACGGAAGTAAAAAATCAATAA
- the nuoI gene encoding NADH-quinone oxidoreductase subunit NuoI: protein MLGLAKGLGYTFKKLTEKKVTHFYPDVPFPMPPRFRGIQHFSPEKCIVCNQCARICPTECIQLTGKPHPDPEKKGKIIDTYDINFELCILCDLCTEVCPTEAIVMTNNFELAAYSRDELYKNLKWLDDNNTNVREEN, encoded by the coding sequence ATGCTAGGACTGGCCAAAGGCCTGGGGTATACATTTAAAAAGCTCACGGAGAAAAAAGTAACCCACTTCTATCCGGATGTGCCCTTTCCAATGCCGCCTCGCTTTCGCGGTATTCAGCACTTTTCTCCTGAAAAATGCATCGTCTGCAACCAATGCGCACGCATTTGTCCGACGGAGTGTATTCAACTGACAGGGAAGCCCCATCCTGATCCGGAGAAAAAGGGAAAGATTATCGATACGTACGATATCAATTTTGAGCTGTGCATTCTATGCGATCTGTGCACAGAGGTTTGTCCGACAGAAGCGATTGTCATGACAAACAACTTCGAACTGGCTGCCTATAGCCGGGATGAATTGTATAAGAACTTGAAATGGCTCGACGACAACAATACGAACGTCAGGGAGGAGAATTAG
- the spoIID gene encoding stage II sporulation protein D, translating to MKRYLLMWFIALPILLVLMPAALVFWFSPAIGPVSQPTVAVSEPAIPAMKESASSLPVKVYRTEKKAVETLPLETYITGVVAAEMPAEFELEALKAQALAARTYIVRRLKEGKFDDVPSGGQVLDTVQHQVYMDEQQRRERWGDQYEWKNKRIQQAVMATAGVILTYQNEPIDATFFSTSNGFTENSDEYWEKPIPYLKSVASPWDIQSPRYEETVVLSTVELEKNLGVKLTQEASTNGSWYRIESRTTGNRVGTISIGGKEFTGREFREKLNLNSSSFTLDLRGNQVFITTKGYGHGVGMSQWGANGMAKSGKSAEQIVKHFYQGISLQEYTRVIPA from the coding sequence ATGAAACGCTATCTACTCATGTGGTTTATCGCTTTGCCGATCTTGCTCGTCCTGATGCCTGCTGCTCTGGTTTTTTGGTTTTCACCAGCAATTGGCCCTGTCAGTCAGCCAACTGTGGCCGTCTCGGAGCCTGCGATACCGGCGATGAAGGAATCGGCTTCCTCTCTGCCGGTAAAGGTGTACCGTACAGAAAAAAAGGCTGTGGAAACATTGCCGCTAGAAACGTATATTACCGGAGTCGTAGCGGCGGAAATGCCAGCCGAGTTCGAGCTGGAGGCTTTAAAAGCACAGGCGTTGGCGGCCAGGACCTATATCGTGCGCCGATTAAAAGAGGGCAAGTTTGATGATGTGCCATCAGGCGGTCAGGTCTTGGATACGGTGCAGCATCAAGTCTATATGGATGAGCAGCAGCGGCGTGAGCGTTGGGGAGACCAATACGAATGGAAAAACAAACGCATCCAGCAAGCAGTTATGGCAACAGCAGGGGTTATCCTGACCTACCAGAACGAGCCCATTGACGCGACGTTTTTTTCCACCAGTAATGGCTTTACAGAAAACTCGGATGAATATTGGGAAAAGCCCATTCCTTATTTGAAGAGCGTTGCGAGTCCTTGGGATATTCAATCTCCCCGCTATGAGGAAACAGTCGTCTTGTCCACTGTGGAGCTGGAAAAGAATTTGGGCGTCAAGCTCACGCAGGAGGCTTCTACCAATGGTTCTTGGTATCGGATCGAATCGCGTACAACCGGAAATCGCGTAGGAACCATCAGCATTGGCGGCAAAGAATTTACAGGAAGAGAGTTTCGTGAAAAGCTCAATTTGAATTCTTCTTCCTTTACGTTGGACTTGCGCGGCAATCAGGTTTTCATTACGACCAAAGGGTACGGTCATGGTGTTGGGATGAGCCAGTGGGGAGCAAATGGAATGGCCAAAAGCGGCAAAAGCGCGGAGCAAATCGTCAAGCACTTCTATCAAGGAATTAGTCTGCAAGAGTATACAAGAGTGATCCCAGCGTAA
- the murA gene encoding UDP-N-acetylglucosamine 1-carboxyvinyltransferase produces MDKIIVRGGKALAGNVKVSGAKNAVLPIIAASILAEEGTCVISDVPGLDDVRTICDLLKSMGISLTYDHEVLTIDASKLTSVEASYELVRKMRASFLVMGPLLARKGQARVALPGGCAIGTRPIDQHLKGFEAMGAKIEIGQGFIEATVEGRLKGAKIYLDIASVGATENIMMAAALAEGTTLIENAAEEPEIVDLANFLNRMGAKIRGAGTGSIRIEGVEKMKGCTHCVIPDRIEAGTFMVAAAITGGDVFVEGAICDHLKSVTAKLREMGVDIEEQENGIRVRRTGPLKAVDLKTLPYPGFPTDMQSQMMALLLVSEGTSIVTETVFENRFMHVEEFRRMNANIKIEGRSAIVEGGSKLTGSKVAATDLRAGAALVLAGLVSEGETEVSALHHIDRGYVNFTEKLLALGADVERVVPEEKAREKAVSETIKVSFSPNFA; encoded by the coding sequence TTGGATAAAATTATTGTCCGTGGTGGTAAGGCATTGGCTGGAAATGTAAAAGTATCTGGCGCCAAAAATGCCGTACTCCCTATTATTGCAGCATCTATCTTGGCAGAAGAAGGGACTTGCGTCATCTCAGACGTACCAGGCCTCGACGATGTCCGGACGATATGCGACCTTTTGAAATCGATGGGAATCTCCCTTACATATGATCATGAAGTGCTGACGATCGATGCTTCCAAGCTTACGAGTGTAGAAGCGTCCTATGAACTGGTCCGCAAAATGCGTGCATCTTTCCTCGTGATGGGGCCGCTTTTAGCCAGAAAAGGACAAGCTCGCGTCGCTCTTCCGGGTGGATGTGCCATTGGTACGCGCCCGATCGACCAGCACCTAAAAGGGTTTGAGGCTATGGGAGCCAAAATCGAAATCGGACAAGGGTTTATTGAAGCGACGGTAGAAGGACGATTGAAGGGTGCAAAAATCTATCTGGATATTGCTAGCGTCGGTGCAACAGAAAATATTATGATGGCCGCTGCTTTGGCAGAGGGAACCACATTGATCGAAAATGCAGCAGAAGAGCCGGAGATCGTTGATTTGGCGAACTTCCTGAACAGAATGGGAGCAAAAATCCGCGGAGCCGGTACAGGCTCAATCCGTATCGAAGGCGTGGAAAAGATGAAGGGCTGCACACATTGTGTCATTCCTGACCGCATTGAAGCAGGAACTTTCATGGTTGCTGCAGCGATTACTGGCGGGGATGTCTTTGTGGAAGGTGCGATTTGCGATCATCTCAAATCCGTGACCGCCAAGCTTCGTGAAATGGGCGTGGACATTGAGGAGCAAGAAAACGGCATTCGTGTACGCCGCACAGGCCCACTGAAAGCAGTTGACCTCAAAACGCTGCCATACCCTGGCTTCCCGACGGATATGCAGTCGCAAATGATGGCGCTTTTGCTTGTTTCAGAAGGAACGAGCATCGTGACCGAAACGGTATTTGAGAACCGCTTCATGCACGTGGAAGAGTTCCGCCGCATGAATGCGAACATCAAGATCGAAGGCCGCAGTGCCATCGTCGAAGGCGGTTCCAAGCTGACAGGCAGCAAGGTAGCAGCAACCGACTTGCGTGCGGGTGCAGCACTTGTACTGGCTGGGCTCGTATCCGAGGGAGAGACGGAGGTTTCTGCCCTGCACCATATTGACCGTGGCTACGTGAACTTTACGGAAAAGCTGCTGGCTTTGGGCGCAGATGTAGAACGCGTGGTTCCAGAAGAAAAGGCTCGTGAAAAAGCAGTTTCCGAAACCATTAAAGTGAGCTTCTCTCCTAATTTTGCTTGA